Proteins co-encoded in one Kribbella qitaiheensis genomic window:
- a CDS encoding DUF2975 domain-containing protein: MAVFLVLCVQVVVVSTWKLLTLVKNDRIFTDSSMAWVNTNVWAIAAGCVRRSLRSVRRMSKFLE; this comes from the coding sequence GTGGCGGTGTTCCTGGTGTTGTGCGTTCAGGTGGTGGTTGTGTCCACCTGGAAGCTGCTGACGCTGGTCAAGAACGACCGCATCTTCACCGACTCCTCGATGGCGTGGGTGAACACGAACGTGTGGGCGATCGCCGCCGGCTGCGTACGCCGCTCGCTCAGGTCCGTGAGGCGGATGTCCAAGTTCTTGGAGTAG
- a CDS encoding nuclear transport factor 2 family protein: MSDAEVTQAEANAAVVRRYLKVFETRDVEDLAEVMAEDVRVRGAGQTVTGRHHVAASGRRTPISGGR, translated from the coding sequence ATGTCCGATGCCGAGGTGACTCAAGCTGAGGCCAACGCCGCCGTCGTACGCCGGTATCTCAAGGTGTTCGAGACGCGTGACGTCGAGGATCTCGCCGAGGTGATGGCGGAGGATGTTCGCGTTCGTGGAGCCGGGCAGACCGTGACCGGTCGCCACCATGTCGCGGCTTCGGGCCGGAGGACGCCTATCTCCGGTGGCCGCTGA
- a CDS encoding DNRLRE domain-containing protein → MRKVPRGAVAAIVSLALLSVGIEAQQADALPAADPKPTAAPPAKVASRPDVVSAAVSARSQGSRVEVESMRTETSSTWSNPDGTMTTEAHAAPIRFKTAAGWKDVDLTLQKGVDGSVAPRSHQHGLRLGKKAAATGQVFASAGSGPGRSVEWVSPWRLPEPSLDGTKATYSDVQPGVDLVLDARRNGFENDFIVKQRPAVAPVWRIPLRTKGLTAKPQADGSIQFVDAKNVVRSMIPVGFMWDSVTNPAGDPVNKATVKVTVEQVTPGKAILVIAPDAKWFLDPARTFPVTVDPTYASGSAYANFDTFVQSDYTSDLSSAVELRTGKNGTHTERSFLNFSTAPFKGKDIISSSLSIWQYGASSCTPTTVYVRSTLTLATTATRWSNQPALGSVYGQLSAAKGFSTACPGGRISIPITPLAKAWSNAPYDVGGMALIAANEADVNSWKRFYSTDDTKDPVIGFTWNRPPVGTRHGRTVRGRRLRGTRRHHLVAVLGEPDPVGPHQGHRPGRQHGQVHLRVLHRHRLHPEGLGHLHHPRLCLRHPGRLPPSN, encoded by the coding sequence TTGCGAAAGGTTCCGCGAGGGGCGGTAGCCGCGATAGTTTCGCTGGCCCTGCTGTCCGTCGGGATCGAAGCTCAACAAGCCGACGCCCTGCCCGCGGCGGACCCCAAACCAACCGCCGCCCCACCTGCGAAGGTGGCGTCTCGCCCGGACGTCGTGTCCGCCGCGGTCAGCGCGCGTTCCCAAGGTTCGCGGGTAGAGGTCGAGTCGATGCGGACCGAGACCTCGTCGACCTGGTCGAACCCCGATGGGACGATGACCACCGAAGCGCACGCGGCACCGATCCGGTTCAAGACCGCGGCGGGTTGGAAGGACGTCGATCTGACCCTGCAGAAGGGTGTTGACGGGTCGGTCGCGCCGCGCAGTCACCAGCACGGCCTGCGTCTGGGGAAGAAGGCCGCCGCGACAGGCCAGGTGTTCGCTTCGGCCGGTTCCGGTCCCGGCCGCTCGGTGGAGTGGGTCTCGCCGTGGAGGTTGCCCGAGCCGTCGTTGGATGGCACGAAGGCGACGTACTCCGATGTGCAGCCCGGTGTCGACCTCGTTTTGGATGCGCGCCGGAACGGTTTCGAGAACGACTTCATCGTCAAGCAGCGCCCGGCGGTCGCTCCGGTATGGCGGATCCCGCTGCGCACCAAGGGCCTGACCGCGAAGCCCCAGGCCGACGGTTCGATCCAGTTCGTCGACGCCAAGAACGTCGTCCGCTCGATGATCCCGGTCGGGTTCATGTGGGACTCGGTCACCAACCCGGCCGGTGACCCGGTCAACAAGGCCACGGTGAAGGTCACCGTCGAACAGGTCACGCCCGGCAAGGCGATCTTGGTGATCGCGCCGGACGCGAAATGGTTCCTGGATCCGGCCCGGACCTTCCCGGTGACGGTCGACCCGACCTATGCGTCTGGTTCGGCGTACGCGAACTTCGACACCTTCGTCCAGTCCGACTACACCTCTGACCTGTCCTCGGCCGTCGAGCTGCGGACGGGTAAGAACGGCACCCATACCGAGCGGTCGTTCCTGAACTTCTCGACCGCGCCCTTCAAGGGCAAGGACATCATCTCGTCGTCGCTGTCGATCTGGCAGTACGGCGCCTCGTCTTGTACTCCGACGACCGTCTACGTCCGGTCGACGCTGACCTTGGCGACCACCGCGACCCGCTGGAGTAACCAGCCCGCTCTCGGCAGCGTCTACGGTCAACTGTCCGCCGCGAAGGGATTCTCGACCGCGTGCCCGGGTGGCCGGATCTCGATCCCGATCACCCCGCTGGCCAAGGCCTGGTCGAACGCCCCGTACGACGTGGGCGGGATGGCCCTGATCGCGGCGAACGAGGCGGATGTGAACTCGTGGAAGCGGTTCTACTCCACCGACGACACCAAGGACCCGGTCATCGGCTTCACCTGGAACCGGCCCCCCGTCGGCACCCGCCACGGTCGAACCGTCCGAGGCCGTCGCCTACGCGGCACCCGGCGACACCACCTCGTGGCTGTACTCGGCGAGCCTGACCCCGTGGGTCCGCACCAAGGCCACCGACCCGGACGGCAACACGGTCAAGTACATCTTCGAGTTCTACACCGGCACCGGCTCCACCCTGAAGGTCTGGGGCACCTGCACCACCCACGTCTATGCCTCCGGCACCCTGGCCGGCTGCCGCCCAGCAACTGA
- a CDS encoding RHS repeat-associated core domain-containing protein, whose product MSCPAPYNSNDSWQDNPPTADVTCTVSATGVGYNAPGYLRLIVDGERPAASPPGGAEGQIKITPSTDPAVAKWDVTFNKDTPGLHTIVVQAQTPAGTLSSNATYKFGWGGTALTSPAANPRTTTTSTIRVTAAGPPKGLASSVTAKVKWRVSGYGGNEDLVGWNEDPAALTVTDSGAGGVSVNTVWDTTNAKIDAFLDSDTDTAGIQPTTLNDRVPVLLDVQVCFKYGTTEQCTWSQTPNTTIQRVPHAFGNGFPTAAAGPGQVAMWTGEFNTGSTDVSVPGYTGDLTISRSHSTYSVPTNDIDGVFGAGWVAQFDGAEAGAGGMRVIDSTKIDGTIALVDGDGTSLVFTSPTHKRRMTDTFDPGTWIPADEDTELDGSKLTINGSGISTALSYIEDDGTITTWNPSELPVPAKPTVFRPITIGEPGVATKTTYAYDANGRVVRILAPTGPGVTCGAFNPVQPLSGMNPGCRGLRFKYTTIGSSQVRLSEAWLDIYNPDKTGGAAIDSIQVAAYTYDTNARLIKVTDPRSNQFTEYAYNSADHLTSVKPAGQTPYQLNYVTVDQREKLDTVKRDRPAGDPAGGTATLAKFVYDVPLSGAGLPDLTAGSVTRWNQKANPTNGFAVFGSDHPLPGAPGADDWQYADLQYTDAAGYTVNTAKYGAGDWQYTSADYNAIGNVTRELDERALRTVIDNAVSAGASADQLATVNNYNADVKNAAGDTVVTPAGTLVTDSYGPSRYATVKDGSTKWVRTHTHTEYDELAPNSGINPTTALPYRLATTITTGAFDPGTGTEEPITRTLTDYDPVVAGEPSGWALGQPSRSTTDANPAGPRNDLTGDVVSVTRYDGEGRVVDSRQPSSNGADAGTTKTVYYTAAANSAAPECGLKPQWGGLSCKTYPAAAPSTGSTPTPTLPTTTTSNFSYLLAPKTITETSGAATRTTTTSYGPDGRTLTTKTAVAGLSGSTPNTEKITTYDGATGQPTTVTAKAADNTTTAVTTGYDSWGRQISYQPQGDPATTTVYDASGQVATVTDSNGSTRYTYDGVDAAGKTEHRGMATKVEVTTAGSTWTSTGAYDADGSMTVQKLPGGITQYNEMDSAGEPTGLRYTGQVTSTNDDGSITTDPDGPWLSWSVDNDVTGRVVHEWTPDGNAFNGSAGDAPGDAIGYDRGYSYDSLGRLTKVQDRTAATTGVDVTDPTEIPGCITRSYGLDRNDNRTIKSTAPAAADGSCTTTGTTTTTRAFDTADRPVTGANGSGAYAYDVLGRTTTLPASDAPKPADGNITLGYYDNDLPRSIAQAGTTTTLTLDALDRRSVETATSSTGSTDTIRHYTDTSDNPTWVTEGTTTQRYVELIGGDLSLTVDQTGKASLPIANTHGDTVTTIDLTASQPATSIGAWSNYDEYGQTAGQASTGPIDYGWLGEKQRATSTTGLLLMGVRLYNPATGLFTSTDPVAGGNANAYTYPSDPINSTDLTGEWKCGWCNRAAKIASVVSNAFGYVPFCSFCAAVSVATGLLSVGFYVGAKNWKAAGKQLAQTAVNAALGGGKFVKVMRGKHLRVGKVRARYRSFRRFHRGGGLMGAFRRTATRHGRSRAYGMYWEGKVHFAHNSASAVSDYRSVRRYGRSKHWW is encoded by the coding sequence GTGTCGTGCCCGGCACCGTACAACTCCAACGATTCCTGGCAGGACAACCCGCCCACCGCGGACGTGACCTGCACGGTGTCCGCGACCGGTGTGGGTTACAACGCGCCCGGCTACCTGCGGTTGATCGTCGACGGGGAGCGCCCCGCGGCGAGCCCGCCTGGCGGCGCCGAAGGTCAAATTAAGATCACCCCATCGACCGACCCCGCGGTTGCGAAATGGGATGTGACCTTCAACAAGGACACTCCCGGCCTGCACACGATCGTGGTCCAGGCCCAAACCCCGGCCGGAACCCTGTCGTCCAATGCGACCTACAAGTTCGGTTGGGGCGGCACCGCACTCACCTCACCGGCCGCAAACCCGCGCACCACCACAACCAGCACAATCCGCGTCACCGCAGCGGGCCCACCCAAGGGCCTCGCCTCGTCAGTCACCGCCAAGGTGAAATGGCGCGTGTCCGGCTACGGCGGCAACGAAGACCTCGTCGGCTGGAACGAAGACCCGGCCGCGCTCACCGTCACTGACAGCGGCGCCGGTGGCGTCAGCGTCAACACGGTATGGGACACCACCAACGCCAAGATCGACGCTTTCCTCGACTCCGACACCGACACCGCCGGCATCCAGCCGACAACCCTGAACGACCGCGTCCCGGTCCTGCTCGATGTCCAGGTCTGCTTCAAATACGGCACCACCGAACAATGCACCTGGTCCCAGACCCCGAACACCACCATCCAGCGAGTACCGCACGCCTTCGGCAACGGATTCCCCACTGCGGCCGCAGGCCCCGGCCAGGTCGCAATGTGGACCGGTGAGTTCAACACCGGCTCAACCGACGTCTCCGTCCCCGGCTACACCGGTGATCTGACGATCTCACGCTCCCACTCGACGTACTCCGTACCGACCAACGACATCGACGGCGTATTCGGTGCGGGCTGGGTGGCTCAGTTCGATGGCGCCGAGGCCGGCGCCGGCGGGATGCGGGTGATCGACTCTACTAAAATCGACGGCACGATCGCGCTGGTCGACGGGGACGGCACCTCGCTGGTGTTCACGTCGCCGACGCACAAACGGCGTATGACGGATACTTTCGACCCTGGTACATGGATCCCGGCCGACGAGGACACCGAGCTGGACGGGTCGAAGCTGACCATCAACGGTTCGGGCATCTCAACAGCGCTGTCCTACATCGAGGACGACGGCACGATCACGACCTGGAATCCGTCTGAGCTGCCAGTACCCGCCAAGCCGACGGTGTTCCGGCCGATCACGATCGGCGAGCCAGGTGTCGCGACGAAGACCACCTACGCCTACGACGCCAACGGCCGCGTGGTGCGGATCCTGGCGCCGACCGGTCCGGGTGTTACTTGTGGCGCGTTCAACCCGGTCCAGCCGTTGAGCGGCATGAACCCGGGCTGCCGCGGCCTGCGGTTCAAGTACACGACCATCGGCTCGAGCCAGGTCCGGCTGAGCGAAGCCTGGCTGGACATCTACAACCCCGACAAGACCGGTGGCGCAGCGATAGACTCCATCCAGGTCGCCGCCTACACCTACGATACCAACGCACGGCTGATCAAGGTCACCGATCCGCGGTCAAACCAGTTCACCGAGTACGCCTACAACTCCGCCGATCACCTCACCTCGGTCAAGCCTGCCGGCCAAACGCCGTACCAGCTGAACTACGTGACCGTCGACCAGCGCGAAAAGCTCGACACCGTCAAGCGCGACCGCCCGGCCGGTGACCCCGCCGGTGGCACGGCGACACTGGCCAAGTTCGTGTACGACGTACCGCTATCGGGTGCAGGTCTACCTGACCTGACGGCCGGATCGGTCACCCGCTGGAACCAGAAGGCGAACCCGACCAACGGATTCGCAGTCTTCGGATCGGACCACCCGCTGCCGGGTGCACCGGGCGCTGACGATTGGCAGTACGCCGATCTGCAGTACACCGACGCGGCCGGCTACACCGTGAACACCGCGAAGTACGGCGCCGGCGACTGGCAATACACCTCCGCCGACTACAACGCCATCGGCAACGTCACCCGCGAGCTCGACGAACGCGCCTTGCGGACCGTCATCGACAACGCCGTATCGGCCGGTGCGTCCGCCGATCAACTGGCCACCGTCAACAACTACAACGCCGACGTGAAGAACGCGGCCGGCGACACCGTCGTCACCCCGGCCGGGACCCTGGTGACCGACTCCTACGGCCCGTCGCGTTATGCGACGGTCAAGGACGGCAGCACCAAGTGGGTCCGCACCCACACCCACACCGAGTACGACGAACTAGCACCGAACTCGGGCATCAACCCGACAACCGCCTTGCCGTACCGGTTGGCGACCACGATCACCACAGGTGCGTTCGACCCAGGCACAGGGACCGAAGAACCGATCACCCGCACCCTGACCGACTACGACCCAGTTGTCGCCGGAGAGCCATCCGGATGGGCACTCGGCCAGCCGAGCAGGTCCACCACCGACGCCAACCCCGCCGGACCCCGCAACGACCTGACCGGTGACGTCGTGAGTGTCACCCGGTACGACGGCGAAGGCCGGGTCGTCGATAGCAGGCAGCCGAGCTCCAACGGTGCTGATGCTGGTACGACCAAGACGGTCTACTACACCGCTGCGGCCAACTCAGCTGCACCCGAGTGTGGTCTCAAGCCGCAATGGGGCGGCCTGTCGTGCAAGACCTATCCAGCCGCAGCGCCATCGACAGGCAGCACGCCGACCCCGACCCTGCCAACGACCACGACGAGCAACTTCTCCTATCTGCTCGCCCCCAAGACCATCACTGAAACGTCAGGTGCGGCAACCCGGACGACCACTACCAGCTATGGACCGGATGGGCGGACGCTGACCACCAAGACCGCAGTTGCCGGTCTATCGGGTTCGACTCCGAACACGGAGAAGATCACGACGTACGACGGCGCCACCGGTCAACCGACAACTGTGACCGCCAAGGCCGCCGACAACACCACCACCGCAGTCACTACCGGCTACGACAGCTGGGGCCGTCAGATCAGCTACCAGCCACAAGGCGACCCGGCAACCACCACTGTCTATGACGCGAGTGGTCAGGTGGCCACGGTGACCGATTCCAACGGGTCGACCCGCTACACCTACGACGGTGTTGACGCCGCTGGCAAGACCGAGCACCGCGGTATGGCCACGAAGGTCGAGGTCACCACCGCCGGGTCGACCTGGACCTCCACAGGCGCCTACGACGCTGATGGCTCCATGACGGTGCAGAAACTCCCAGGTGGAATCACCCAGTACAACGAGATGGACAGCGCCGGCGAACCGACCGGCCTTCGCTACACCGGTCAGGTCACCAGCACCAACGACGACGGCTCCATCACCACCGACCCGGACGGTCCGTGGTTGTCATGGTCGGTCGACAACGACGTCACCGGACGCGTTGTGCACGAATGGACCCCCGACGGCAACGCCTTCAACGGCTCCGCCGGTGATGCTCCTGGTGACGCGATCGGCTACGACCGCGGCTATTCGTACGACAGCCTCGGCCGCCTGACCAAGGTCCAGGACCGCACCGCCGCAACCACCGGCGTCGACGTCACCGACCCCACTGAGATCCCAGGCTGCATCACCCGCTCGTACGGTCTCGACCGCAACGACAACCGCACCATCAAGTCCACCGCTCCCGCGGCTGCGGACGGTTCTTGCACTACCACCGGGACCACCACAACGACCCGGGCCTTCGACACCGCCGACCGCCCGGTCACGGGCGCGAACGGCAGCGGTGCTTACGCCTACGACGTCCTTGGCCGCACTACGACGCTGCCGGCCTCAGACGCTCCCAAGCCGGCCGACGGCAACATCACCTTGGGCTACTACGACAACGATCTACCCCGCTCGATCGCCCAGGCCGGCACCACCACAACCCTCACCCTCGACGCACTCGACCGGCGCTCGGTGGAAACCGCTACCTCCAGCACTGGCTCGACCGACACCATCCGCCACTACACCGACACCTCAGACAACCCAACCTGGGTCACCGAAGGGACCACGACCCAGCGCTATGTCGAACTGATCGGCGGCGACCTCTCCTTGACGGTCGATCAAACCGGCAAGGCCAGTCTCCCAATCGCCAACACCCACGGCGACACCGTCACCACCATCGATCTGACTGCCTCACAACCGGCCACCTCGATAGGAGCCTGGAGCAACTACGACGAATACGGCCAGACCGCCGGCCAAGCCAGTACCGGCCCCATCGATTACGGTTGGCTCGGCGAAAAGCAGCGCGCGACCTCGACAACCGGCCTGCTCCTGATGGGTGTCCGTCTCTACAACCCCGCTACCGGACTTTTCACCTCCACGGATCCGGTGGCAGGCGGAAACGCGAACGCGTACACCTATCCGTCCGATCCGATCAACAGCACGGATCTGACCGGTGAATGGAAATGTGGCTGGTGTAATCGAGCTGCGAAGATCGCGTCGGTCGTCAGCAACGCCTTTGGCTATGTCCCCTTCTGTTCGTTCTGCGCCGCGGTTTCTGTGGCGACCGGTCTGCTCTCGGTAGGGTTCTACGTAGGCGCCAAGAACTGGAAAGCCGCCGGCAAGCAGTTGGCGCAGACAGCCGTGAATGCTGCCCTCGGTGGGGGAAAGTTCGTCAAGGTGATGCGAGGCAAGCATCTACGGGTTGGCAAGGTCCGAGCGAGATACCGCAGCTTCCGCAGGTTCCATCGAGGCGGCGGCCTGATGGGCGCGTTCAGGCGCACCGCCACCCGCCACGGGCGTAGCCGGGCGTACGGTATGTATTGGGAAGGGAAGGTCCATTTCGCCCATAATTCCGCATCGGCAGTGAGTGATTACCGGAGTGTCAGGAGGTACGGCCGTAGCAAACACTGGTGGTGA
- a CDS encoding nucleoside triphosphate pyrophosphohydrolase, which yields MSAEGKLVRDRIPEIIRANGEEPVVYRADAEEYRRRLREKLGEEVGEFLAAGGEQAVEELADVLEVVFALAADLGVDREQLERVRAEKARERGAFDQRIVWTGIRWGDGKPPETALLQRELIPGKAGSALAR from the coding sequence ATGAGCGCTGAGGGCAAGCTTGTGCGGGATCGGATTCCCGAGATTATTAGGGCGAACGGGGAGGAGCCGGTTGTCTATCGGGCTGATGCTGAGGAGTACCGGCGGAGGTTGCGGGAGAAGCTCGGTGAAGAGGTGGGCGAGTTTCTTGCGGCCGGTGGGGAGCAGGCTGTTGAGGAGCTTGCGGATGTGTTGGAGGTCGTGTTCGCGCTCGCTGCTGACCTGGGGGTTGACCGGGAGCAGTTGGAAAGAGTGCGGGCTGAGAAGGCGCGTGAGCGAGGTGCCTTCGATCAGAGGATTGTCTGGACTGGGATCCGTTGGGGTGACGGCAAGCCTCCGGAGACGGCGCTTCTCCAGCGCGAACTGATTCCTGGCAAGGCGGGGAGCGCGTTAGCCAGGTGA
- a CDS encoding DinB family protein, which translates to MDVDRVLVGFLRAQRERVLEVVDGLDGEQLRMAVLPSGWTVLGMIEHLGDAERHWFQEVALGETPPHEPVEDAFAYYEEQVARANVVLESTPLSTAPKGQHSPETVDQVPDLRFIVLHMVEETARHLGHLDAARELIDGRVGLGQDAL; encoded by the coding sequence ATGGATGTGGATCGGGTGTTGGTGGGGTTTCTTCGGGCGCAGCGGGAGCGGGTGCTGGAGGTTGTGGACGGGTTGGATGGGGAGCAGTTGCGGATGGCGGTGTTGCCGTCGGGGTGGACGGTGTTGGGGATGATCGAGCATCTCGGGGATGCGGAGCGGCATTGGTTTCAGGAGGTGGCGCTTGGTGAGACGCCGCCGCATGAGCCGGTCGAGGACGCCTTCGCGTACTACGAGGAGCAGGTTGCGCGGGCGAACGTAGTACTGGAGTCCACTCCGTTGTCCACGGCACCTAAGGGGCAGCACAGCCCGGAGACTGTGGACCAGGTGCCTGATCTGCGGTTTATCGTGTTGCACATGGTTGAGGAGACGGCTCGGCATCTGGGGCATCTCGATGCGGCTCGTGAGTTGATCGACGGCCGGGTCGGGCTTGGGCAGGACGCGCTGTGA